Proteins from a genomic interval of Lysobacter stagni:
- a CDS encoding AAA family ATPase → MDSRSDDLSRLHDAFRGLREALSAEIVGQAALIDRLLIALLADGHLLVEGAPGLAKTSAIRALAGRLEADFARVQFTPDLLPADLTGTEVWRPQEGRFEFQAGPIFHPILLADEINRAPAKVQSALLEAMGERQVTVGRATYALPKLFLAMATQNPIEQEGTFPLPEAQLDRFLMYVRIGYPQAAAEAEILRLARERARQEMRDAPPPVARLPMEDVFAARQAVLSLHVAPAVERYLIELVLASRDAARYDATLARRIAWGASPRGSIALERCARAHAWLAGRDFVTPDDVRAVAPDVLRHRILPSYEATAEGWDGERLVAELLQRVPLP, encoded by the coding sequence ATGGATTCCCGCAGCGACGACCTCTCCCGCCTGCACGACGCCTTCCGCGGCCTGCGTGAGGCGCTCTCGGCCGAGATCGTCGGCCAGGCGGCGCTGATCGACCGCCTGCTGATCGCCCTGCTTGCCGATGGCCATCTGCTGGTCGAGGGCGCGCCCGGTCTGGCCAAGACGAGCGCGATCCGTGCCCTGGCAGGGCGGCTGGAGGCCGACTTCGCGCGCGTCCAGTTCACCCCTGACCTGCTTCCGGCCGACCTCACCGGCACCGAGGTCTGGCGCCCGCAGGAAGGGCGCTTCGAATTCCAGGCGGGTCCGATCTTCCATCCCATCCTGCTGGCCGACGAGATCAACCGCGCGCCCGCCAAGGTCCAGTCGGCGTTGCTCGAAGCGATGGGCGAGCGCCAGGTCACGGTCGGCCGTGCCACCTACGCGCTGCCGAAGCTGTTCCTGGCGATGGCCACGCAGAACCCGATCGAGCAGGAGGGCACCTTCCCGCTGCCCGAAGCACAGCTCGACCGCTTCCTCATGTACGTGCGCATCGGCTACCCGCAGGCCGCCGCCGAGGCGGAAATCCTGCGTCTGGCGCGCGAACGCGCGCGACAGGAGATGCGCGACGCGCCGCCGCCGGTGGCACGCCTGCCCATGGAGGATGTATTCGCCGCGCGCCAGGCGGTTCTCTCGCTGCACGTGGCGCCGGCGGTGGAACGCTATCTGATCGAACTGGTGCTCGCCTCGCGCGACGCCGCACGCTACGACGCCACGCTGGCGCGGCGCATCGCCTGGGGCGCGAGCCCGCGCGGTTCGATCGCGCTGGAACGTTGCGCCCGCGCGCACGCCTGGCTGGCGGGCCGCGACTTCGTCACGCCCGACGACGTGCGCGCGGTAGCGCCGGACGTCCTGCGCCACCGCATCCTGCCCAGCTATGAGGCGACGGCCGAAGGCTGGGATGGCGAACGGCTCGTCGCCGAACTCCTGCAGCGCGTGCCGCTGCCGTAA
- a CDS encoding type IV pilus secretin PilQ, with amino-acid sequence MTVFEPGCLKPATIRTQANRRPLLLRSGSVGLVVGALAAISAVHAAAPAPAVAPTAVAPTPNADPAKQLPGAVEVSNIDFKRGSDGSGRLVVKFSGDGASPDLRNQGSSVVVNVGNAKLPDNLRKMLNVVDFATPVQRIDARTAGAGTQLVLDTTGNFESMAYQTGREYIVEIIPRTGAANGRAVGQSTTGKPAAAGSRGYSGRPVTFNFQDVPVRTVLQLIAEESGLNIVAADTISGNVTLRLMNVPWDQALDIVLQAKGLDKRRSGNVVWVAPQAEIAKYEQDKEDARIALDNRVDLATEYVQINYHNAAQIYKALTEAKGIGGGGGGGGSSNLDGGFLSPRGRLVADERTNTLMISDIPKKVTQMKELIHVIDRPVDQVLIEGRVVIAQDTFARELGARFGIAGQKDGKYFFNDTIENNDATRGSFVEAAAAGNATYELTKGAMSNLPVVNPAGSMALQILNAGYALDIELSAMQEEGRGEVISNPRIVTSNQREAVIRQGQEVGYVTISPSQGSTTIPIPNVQFKDVLLELKVTPTITHDGRVFLNMNVKKDEVEGFVDTSIGQVPTIAKREVNTAVLVEDGQTVVVGGVYEFRDRSDVQKVPFLGDIPFLGNLFKKKGRNKDKAELLIMITPKVMKVEQRG; translated from the coding sequence ATGACCGTTTTTGAACCGGGTTGCCTCAAGCCGGCCACCATCCGAACGCAAGCGAACCGTCGCCCCCTGCTGCTGCGCAGCGGGTCCGTGGGCCTGGTGGTCGGTGCGCTTGCCGCCATCAGCGCCGTGCATGCGGCCGCGCCTGCACCGGCCGTCGCGCCGACTGCCGTCGCGCCGACGCCGAACGCCGATCCGGCCAAGCAGCTGCCGGGGGCCGTCGAGGTCTCCAACATCGACTTCAAGCGCGGCAGTGACGGCTCCGGCCGCCTGGTCGTGAAGTTCAGCGGCGATGGCGCCTCTCCGGACCTGCGCAACCAGGGCTCCAGCGTGGTGGTCAACGTCGGCAACGCCAAGTTGCCCGACAACCTGCGCAAGATGCTGAACGTGGTCGATTTCGCCACGCCGGTGCAGCGCATCGACGCACGCACGGCCGGTGCGGGCACGCAGCTGGTGCTCGACACCACCGGCAACTTCGAATCGATGGCCTACCAGACCGGTCGCGAGTACATCGTCGAGATCATCCCGCGCACCGGCGCGGCGAACGGTCGCGCGGTGGGCCAGTCCACGACGGGCAAGCCGGCGGCTGCCGGCTCGCGCGGCTATAGCGGCCGCCCGGTGACCTTCAACTTCCAGGACGTGCCGGTGCGCACCGTCCTGCAGCTGATCGCCGAAGAGTCGGGCCTGAACATCGTGGCCGCCGACACCATCTCGGGCAACGTCACCCTGCGCCTGATGAACGTGCCGTGGGACCAGGCGCTGGACATCGTCCTGCAGGCCAAGGGCCTGGACAAGCGCCGCAGCGGCAACGTCGTGTGGGTCGCCCCGCAGGCCGAGATCGCCAAGTACGAACAGGACAAGGAAGACGCGCGCATCGCGCTCGACAACCGCGTCGACCTGGCCACCGAGTACGTGCAGATCAACTACCACAACGCCGCGCAGATCTATAAGGCGCTGACCGAGGCCAAGGGCATCGGCGGTGGTGGCGGCGGTGGCGGCTCGAGCAACCTCGACGGCGGCTTCCTCTCGCCGCGCGGCCGCCTGGTCGCCGACGAGCGCACCAACACCCTGATGATCAGTGACATTCCGAAGAAGGTCACGCAGATGAAGGAACTGATCCACGTGATCGACCGTCCGGTCGACCAGGTGCTGATCGAGGGCCGCGTCGTGATCGCCCAGGACACCTTCGCCCGTGAACTGGGTGCGCGCTTCGGCATCGCCGGCCAGAAGGACGGCAAGTACTTCTTCAACGACACCATCGAGAACAACGACGCGACCCGCGGTTCGTTCGTCGAGGCCGCTGCCGCCGGCAACGCCACCTACGAGCTGACCAAGGGCGCGATGAGCAACCTGCCGGTGGTCAACCCGGCCGGCTCGATGGCGCTGCAGATCCTCAACGCCGGCTACGCGCTCGACATCGAGCTGTCGGCGATGCAGGAAGAGGGTCGCGGCGAAGTGATCTCCAACCCGCGCATCGTCACCAGCAACCAGCGCGAGGCGGTCATCCGCCAGGGCCAGGAAGTGGGCTACGTGACGATCTCGCCGTCGCAGGGCAGCACCACGATTCCGATCCCGAACGTGCAGTTCAAGGACGTGCTGCTGGAGCTGAAGGTCACCCCGACCATCACCCACGACGGCCGCGTGTTCCTGAACATGAACGTCAAGAAGGACGAGGTCGAAGGTTTCGTCGACACCTCCATCGGCCAGGTGCCGACCATCGCCAAGCGCGAGGTCAACACCGCGGTGCTGGTCGAGGACGGCCAGACGGTCGTGGTCGGCGGCGTGTACGAGTTCCGCGACCGCAGCGACGTCCAGAAGGTGCCGTTCCTGGGCGACATCCCCTTCCTGGGCAACCTGTTCAAGAAGAAGGGCCGCAACAAGGACAAGGCCGAGCTGCTGATCATGATCACCCCGAAGGTGATGAAGGTCGAACAGCGGGGGTGA